A stretch of the uncultured Desulfobacter sp. genome encodes the following:
- a CDS encoding type VI secretion system-associated FHA domain protein has translation MDNFNISYQSLKEQLKALYAKNADAGAIETHLNEALANLDTSSRRKVLDKLIQEFESDTSAKPHPPVDAERTIQENMAIDDHLLARIIKLLLGRNASQEEMNSDELLESLTESINTVIEALNQLSSTINTTLVGNQDSDQHLRQVIGYHLEGASNGQPLNVYINQIGQAFHESQQASKQAVHAKVEEILNQLSPEKIAQDAGASRLSPMKKSKYYDEYVHKFEKIEKWFESGRFMESFLREFERNCQKISI, from the coding sequence ATGGACAATTTCAATATTTCATACCAGTCATTAAAAGAACAGCTTAAAGCTCTTTACGCAAAAAATGCCGACGCAGGTGCCATTGAAACACACCTGAATGAAGCACTGGCAAATCTGGATACAAGCAGTCGCCGGAAGGTTCTTGACAAACTGATCCAGGAATTTGAGTCTGACACCTCGGCCAAGCCTCACCCACCTGTTGACGCAGAGCGTACCATCCAAGAGAATATGGCAATTGACGACCATCTTTTGGCACGCATTATAAAACTGCTGCTCGGACGAAACGCATCCCAGGAAGAAATGAATTCCGATGAGCTTCTGGAAAGCCTGACAGAATCCATTAACACTGTTATTGAGGCCTTGAACCAGTTGAGCAGCACCATTAACACTACCCTTGTCGGAAACCAGGATTCAGACCAGCACCTCCGTCAAGTCATTGGCTACCACCTTGAAGGGGCAAGTAACGGACAGCCATTGAATGTCTATATCAACCAGATCGGCCAAGCCTTTCACGAATCCCAGCAGGCGAGCAAGCAGGCAGTCCATGCAAAAGTCGAAGAAATTCTCAACCAACTGAGCCCCGAAAAAATTGCCCAAGATGCCGGAGCATCCAGGCTCAGCCCCATGAAAAAATCAAAATATTACGATGAATATGTGCACAAATTTGAAAAAATTGAAAAATGGTTTGAATCAGGGCGTTTCATGGAATCTTTTTTACGGGAATTTGAAAGAAATTGTCAAAAAATATCTATTTAG
- the tssJ gene encoding type VI secretion system lipoprotein TssJ, whose translation MLKKVLLTCCILILFVGCGKNPPPPPEPTIVVVEFSADEELNPDSQGRPSPLVIGIYQLKYYESFENADYNALYDDDAGSLGKGLITKREIILQPGEKKTELLREVSDQAQAIGFVGHFRNEDAQWRTTTGIRPHKTTVIRVHASGTAIISQLQVTQ comes from the coding sequence ATGCTGAAAAAAGTATTGCTGACGTGTTGTATACTGATATTGTTTGTGGGGTGCGGCAAAAATCCTCCTCCCCCTCCGGAACCGACCATTGTTGTGGTGGAATTCTCGGCTGATGAGGAACTCAATCCGGACAGCCAGGGCCGTCCCTCGCCCCTGGTGATCGGCATTTATCAGCTCAAATATTATGAATCCTTTGAGAATGCGGACTATAATGCATTGTATGATGATGATGCAGGTTCTTTGGGCAAGGGGCTTATTACCAAGAGAGAAATCATCCTCCAGCCCGGCGAGAAGAAAACCGAATTGCTCAGGGAGGTTTCCGATCAGGCCCAGGCCATCGGTTTCGTGGGGCATTTCAGAAACGAAGACGCCCAATGGCGGACCACAACGGGAATCCGGCCGCATAAAACCACGGTCATCCGGGTCCATGCCAGCGGAACCGCCATTATCAGTCAATTACAGGTAACCCAATAA
- a CDS encoding RHS repeat-associated core domain-containing protein: MMPASKHGDPQIGVDVHLCTVPPSPSPVPLPTPHTSVVFDPFDYVPILGATVTVCGMKRATAGTGGTAIHVPPGFPFAPKLPDKDDEIFMGSSTVTADGEPFSFTTVPTLSCQIVGMPSPPRLKKKGPPKLMQLPTTVNLAIPTNVTVGGPPTISLMGLAFKFGFAALGRFARSGIFKRFRQRLFKNLKPGFLKCTILRAEPVNILTGEVSVEHQDFSLPGRIPIEWQRTYSSGNHRAGMCGYGWETPADIRIEVDDAAGNVTMVHPSIGPLFFEKLPDTQGETAAELELMDGALLTDHGDTLCVHTKEDRIYHFAKNDARTNEQGVTEYSITRITDLCGNWLAFERYNGTLTAINESAGRRIRLSTKDGRITQITLHHPGTEQAHEFVRYEYDATGDLVAVIDALDHPYTFAYDSHRMVRHTDRNGLSFYYAYEKSGPDDWRVVHAWGDGGLYDYTFEYLDALNERRITDSLKHVSTVKLNEAGLPISEIDPLGGMTIFEYDDCGRTTAVVDPGGQRTEYLYDDRGNLLKLTRPDGESVETTFSETNKAITISDPNGNSWQQSWDARGLLIEQITPLGNLSHYAYDHAGQLTGFINPRNARTELTFDGVGNLASIKDALGHNTRFTYDLLSNVTGKTDPLGHETQYCYDAKSRLTAARLPSRATIRCAYDAEDNLTRHVDENGAETRLEYFGIGEIKRRIQPDGHTVEHHYDTEERLIGVTNQRGETYQLVRDALGRIVEEVDYWGQARRYTYDDSGYLTAAIDPLGRTIHYTTDPLGRILKKILPDGFIEEFAYDANGNLTETKNPHVDIKRRLDAEGRLIDEIQGDFCITNTYDATGNRIARETSLGNNISYEFDALDQVISICINRGDPIQVGRDAVGRIAHERLSPQVSRRFNYSADGYLTEQAVSANESPLFATRFSYDAAGNLTERNDNQYGVDIYRYDPMGRITEHLDPRGKITTYLNDPAGDRLRTRIVETGKQQIFGGDVEQNEWSREGEYEGTFYRFDRAGNLIDRRDDERDLHLVWDANQRLVESHSNGVVTRYGYDPLGRRLFKETEDKRTLFYWDGDALVGEAIVEVNSENKSSIIKSNIIDLAELSEQQDRKVSSKIREYVNYPRAYNPLVLINSEKGDHSVCHYHNDLNGCPTRLTDADGAVKWGVRYTAWGRIAEVYVEEVENPIRLQGQYEDEETGLHYNRYRYYDPYVGVFTSRDPLGLAAGINLYRYTPNVFIWSDPLGLNCGSNKKVYRELSEADRARIDAGLDLLPAGEGGSIAQQVSGRPTKYISAADTVAGTSRFRSGNGLIEIDVNEAIQQGSGFVDHGNVMQAVRREGSALDVRNAESAQEVMFKNGIPRSAITPVDF, from the coding sequence ATGATGCCCGCATCCAAACATGGGGACCCTCAAATCGGTGTCGATGTTCACCTGTGTACGGTGCCGCCTTCGCCTTCGCCCGTACCTCTACCGACACCGCACACCTCGGTGGTCTTTGATCCGTTTGACTATGTGCCCATATTAGGCGCCACGGTCACGGTATGCGGCATGAAACGCGCTACAGCCGGCACCGGCGGCACAGCCATCCACGTTCCACCAGGCTTTCCCTTTGCTCCCAAGCTGCCGGACAAAGATGACGAAATTTTTATGGGCAGTTCCACCGTAACGGCAGATGGCGAACCCTTTTCCTTCACCACCGTACCCACCCTGAGTTGCCAGATCGTTGGAATGCCCAGTCCACCACGTCTCAAAAAAAAGGGCCCGCCCAAGCTCATGCAACTGCCCACCACCGTCAACCTGGCCATTCCAACCAATGTGACCGTAGGCGGACCGCCCACCATTTCCCTGATGGGATTGGCATTCAAATTCGGGTTTGCAGCACTGGGCCGGTTTGCCAGGTCCGGCATCTTCAAACGCTTCCGCCAGCGTCTGTTCAAAAACCTCAAACCGGGCTTCCTGAAATGCACAATCTTGCGTGCAGAGCCGGTCAATATTCTGACCGGCGAAGTTTCGGTAGAGCACCAAGATTTTTCCCTGCCCGGACGAATACCCATCGAGTGGCAGCGCACCTACTCCTCGGGAAACCATCGGGCCGGAATGTGCGGCTACGGCTGGGAAACACCGGCTGATATCCGCATCGAAGTGGATGATGCGGCCGGCAATGTCACTATGGTGCACCCCAGCATCGGCCCGTTGTTTTTTGAAAAATTGCCCGATACCCAGGGAGAAACCGCTGCTGAGCTGGAACTTATGGATGGTGCCCTTTTGACCGACCATGGCGATACCTTATGCGTCCACACCAAGGAAGACCGCATCTACCACTTTGCCAAAAACGATGCCCGCACAAACGAACAAGGCGTCACCGAGTATTCCATCACACGCATCACCGATCTTTGCGGAAACTGGCTGGCCTTCGAACGCTATAATGGTACCCTGACCGCTATCAATGAATCGGCTGGCCGCCGCATCAGATTAAGCACCAAAGACGGGCGCATCACCCAAATCACCTTGCATCACCCCGGCACCGAGCAGGCACATGAATTTGTGCGTTATGAATACGACGCTACAGGAGATCTTGTCGCCGTCATCGATGCCTTGGACCACCCCTACACATTTGCTTACGACTCCCACCGCATGGTGCGCCACACCGATAGAAACGGCCTCTCTTTTTATTACGCCTATGAAAAAAGCGGCCCCGATGATTGGCGGGTTGTACACGCCTGGGGCGACGGTGGGCTCTACGACTACACCTTCGAATACCTCGACGCGCTCAACGAACGGCGCATCACCGACTCCCTGAAGCACGTCTCCACCGTCAAGCTCAACGAGGCCGGCCTGCCCATCAGCGAAATCGATCCCCTGGGCGGCATGACTATTTTTGAATATGACGATTGCGGCCGGACCACCGCTGTTGTCGATCCAGGCGGACAACGCACCGAATACCTATACGATGATCGCGGTAACTTGCTGAAATTGACCCGTCCAGATGGAGAATCGGTTGAAACAACATTCAGTGAAACCAACAAAGCGATAACGATCTCCGATCCGAACGGCAACAGCTGGCAGCAGAGCTGGGATGCACGTGGTTTGCTGATTGAGCAGATAACGCCTCTTGGCAATCTATCCCACTATGCATATGACCATGCCGGGCAATTGACCGGTTTCATCAATCCACGTAACGCCCGTACGGAACTCACCTTTGATGGCGTTGGTAATCTTGCCTCCATCAAGGACGCTCTGGGCCACAACACACGGTTTACCTATGATCTTCTCAGCAATGTCACAGGCAAGACCGATCCATTGGGACATGAAACCCAGTACTGCTACGATGCCAAAAGCCGGTTAACCGCAGCACGGCTGCCTTCCAGGGCAACAATACGCTGTGCTTATGATGCGGAAGACAATCTCACCCGCCATGTGGATGAGAATGGTGCGGAAACCCGTCTGGAGTATTTTGGTATTGGTGAGATCAAGCGCCGTATCCAACCGGATGGTCATACAGTTGAGCACCACTACGATACCGAAGAACGGCTTATCGGTGTTACCAACCAGCGGGGGGAAACTTACCAACTGGTGCGCGATGCCCTGGGCCGTATTGTCGAAGAGGTGGATTATTGGGGGCAGGCGCGGCGTTATACTTACGACGATAGCGGCTATCTTACCGCTGCCATCGACCCGCTTGGACGCACCATCCACTACACCACTGATCCGCTGGGACGCATCCTCAAGAAAATTCTGCCCGACGGTTTCATCGAGGAGTTTGCTTACGACGCCAACGGCAACCTGACCGAAACCAAGAATCCGCACGTCGATATCAAGCGCCGGTTAGACGCCGAAGGCCGCCTGATCGACGAGATACAAGGCGATTTTTGCATCACCAATACCTATGACGCCACCGGCAACCGGATTGCCCGTGAGACGAGTCTTGGTAACAACATTTCCTATGAATTCGATGCGCTTGATCAAGTCATCTCCATCTGTATCAACCGGGGCGACCCCATACAGGTCGGGCGGGATGCCGTTGGACGGATTGCCCATGAGAGGCTTTCCCCGCAGGTCTCTCGCCGCTTTAACTATAGTGCCGATGGCTACCTGACCGAGCAGGCGGTTTCGGCCAATGAATCCCCGCTCTTTGCCACCCGGTTTTCCTATGATGCCGCGGGCAATCTGACTGAACGCAATGACAATCAGTATGGTGTCGACATCTATCGTTATGACCCGATGGGACGAATTACCGAGCACCTGGATCCACGAGGGAAAATTACCACCTACCTCAATGACCCGGCGGGCGATCGGCTCAGAACACGGATTGTGGAAACGGGTAAACAACAGATCTTCGGTGGAGACGTTGAACAAAATGAGTGGAGCCGGGAGGGTGAGTACGAGGGGACCTTTTACCGCTTTGATCGTGCAGGGAACCTGATTGACCGGCGAGATGACGAGCGGGATCTGCACCTGGTCTGGGATGCTAATCAGCGGCTGGTGGAGAGCCATTCCAATGGGGTGGTGACTCGGTATGGATATGATCCGCTGGGGCGGCGGTTGTTCAAGGAGACGGAAGATAAGCGGACGTTGTTTTATTGGGATGGGGATGCGCTGGTCGGGGAGGCGATTGTTGAAGTTAATTCAGAGAACAAATCGTCTATCATTAAAAGTAATATTATTGATCTCGCTGAATTGTCTGAACAACAGGATCGAAAAGTTTCTTCAAAAATACGGGAGTATGTTAATTATCCAAGGGCTTATAATCCCTTAGTTTTAATTAATAGTGAAAAGGGTGATCATTCTGTTTGCCACTATCATAATGATCTGAATGGGTGTCCAACGCGGTTGACTGACGCTGATGGGGCAGTCAAATGGGGAGTACGTTATACAGCTTGGGGGAGGATTGCTGAGGTTTATGTAGAAGAAGTAGAGAATCCTATTCGGTTGCAGGGGCAATATGAGGATGAGGAGACTGGGTTGCACTACAATAGGTATCGTTACTATGATCCTTATGTAGGAGTATTCACCAGCAGGGATCCTTTAGGCTTAGCTGCAGGTATAAACCTATACAGATATACCCCGAATGTTTTTATATGGTCTGATCCGTTAGGACTAAATTGCGGGTCAAATAAGAAAGTATACCGAGAGCTAAGTGAAGCTGATCGAGCGAGGATTGATGCGGGGTTAGATTTATTACCAGCAGGCGAAGGAGGATCTATAGCGCAACAGGTATCTGGTAGGCCAACGAAGTATATATCTGCTGCCGATACCGTCGCTGGTACATCTCGCTTTCGGAGCGGAAACGGGCTCATTGAAATTGATGTTAACGAAGCTATACAGCAAGGTTCTGGGTTCGTTGATCATGGTAATGTAATGCAAGCCGTTAGACGAGAGGGAAGCGCGTTGGACGTAAGAAATGCAGAAAGCGCTCAAGAGGTAATGTTTAAAAATGGGATTCCACGAAGTGCTATAACACCAGTTGATTTTTAG
- the tssI gene encoding type VI secretion system tip protein TssI/VgrG, giving the protein MAQMQTNRHVELITPLGEDVLLFSRMSGTEELGRLFQFELELLSKKPDIKFEDLLGQNVTIRLELPDRKNRYFNGFVTRFNQSDVNTEEDYTPYSATVSPWLWFLTRTADCRIFQNKTVPDIIKEIFRDHGFTDFEDKLTGTYRNWEYCVQYRETDFNFVSRLMEQEGIYYFFNHEENKHKLVLSDDISAHQAFPDYEEIPYYPPDSGLRREKEHIHDWNISQEVQPGVYALNEFNFKKPRANMEVKAAVSRDHVRSNLEIFDYPGEYEEANEGESYVRARIEEIHAQYEQISGQTNARGFCVGHLFKLSGYPRKDQNREYLVESATYEIESNAYDTSGPSGETYFSSFTVLESKTPFRPARITPKPVVQGPQTAIVVGNPGEEITTEEYGQVKIQFHWDRYGKKDINSSCWVRVSHPWAGKNWGSVAIPRYGQEVIVEFLEGDPDHPIITGRVYNKDTMPPYDLPGSGMVSGLKSNSTPGGGGYNEMSMDDTKGNEKITVHAQYDMNTTVENDQTLVVHNNRTDTIDVDDSETVKGNQTLSVKGNRTETVNGTENVTIDGATTHTIKADYTRNVAGNYTLSADSNIKSTAKGNWDGIAKGTLTLDAPEIKLNAGSKIEIACGGSSIVLEKAKITISSGSGNIDVHAPGVDVKGGKIQLN; this is encoded by the coding sequence ATGGCCCAGATGCAGACCAACCGGCATGTCGAATTAATCACCCCGCTGGGCGAGGATGTCCTATTGTTCAGCCGCATGAGCGGAACAGAAGAGCTGGGGCGGCTGTTTCAATTTGAACTTGAACTGCTCAGCAAAAAACCGGATATCAAATTCGAGGATCTTCTTGGACAGAATGTTACCATCCGGCTTGAGCTGCCTGATCGCAAAAATCGTTATTTCAACGGATTCGTCACCCGGTTTAACCAGTCAGATGTGAACACCGAGGAGGATTATACCCCTTACAGTGCCACCGTCAGTCCCTGGCTCTGGTTTCTGACCCGCACGGCCGATTGCCGTATTTTCCAGAACAAGACGGTGCCTGACATTATCAAGGAGATCTTCCGAGATCACGGATTTACGGACTTTGAGGATAAACTGACCGGAACCTACCGGAACTGGGAATATTGTGTGCAATACAGGGAAACGGATTTCAATTTTGTCAGCCGGCTTATGGAGCAGGAGGGGATATATTATTTTTTCAACCATGAGGAAAACAAGCATAAGTTGGTTTTATCTGATGATATCAGCGCCCATCAGGCTTTCCCCGATTATGAGGAGATCCCTTATTATCCCCCGGATTCAGGTTTGCGCAGGGAAAAAGAGCATATCCACGATTGGAATATTTCCCAGGAGGTGCAACCCGGTGTCTATGCCCTCAATGAGTTTAACTTCAAGAAACCCCGGGCCAATATGGAGGTCAAAGCCGCGGTCAGCCGTGACCATGTCCGGAGCAATCTGGAAATTTTTGATTATCCTGGGGAATATGAAGAGGCCAATGAGGGCGAATCCTATGTCCGGGCCCGGATAGAAGAGATTCATGCACAATACGAACAGATCAGCGGTCAGACCAATGCCAGAGGGTTTTGTGTGGGACATCTGTTTAAGCTTTCCGGTTATCCGAGAAAGGATCAGAATCGTGAATACCTGGTAGAGTCGGCAACATATGAGATTGAATCCAATGCCTATGATACCTCGGGCCCAAGCGGAGAAACGTATTTTTCCAGTTTCACGGTCCTGGAAAGCAAGACCCCTTTCCGTCCCGCCCGGATCACGCCGAAACCCGTTGTCCAAGGCCCTCAAACTGCGATTGTCGTGGGAAACCCGGGAGAAGAGATTACCACCGAGGAATATGGCCAGGTAAAAATTCAGTTCCATTGGGACCGTTACGGTAAAAAAGATATCAACAGCTCCTGCTGGGTGCGGGTCTCCCATCCCTGGGCCGGCAAGAACTGGGGATCGGTCGCCATTCCACGGTATGGACAGGAAGTGATTGTGGAGTTTCTTGAAGGCGATCCTGATCATCCCATCATTACCGGCCGGGTATATAACAAGGACACCATGCCCCCTTATGACCTGCCCGGCAGCGGTATGGTCAGCGGATTGAAATCCAATTCTACCCCCGGCGGCGGGGGATACAATGAAATGTCCATGGACGATACCAAGGGGAATGAAAAGATCACCGTCCATGCCCAGTATGACATGAATACGACTGTGGAGAATGACCAGACCCTGGTGGTCCACAACAACCGGACCGATACCATTGACGTGGATGATTCGGAAACGGTCAAGGGAAATCAGACCCTGTCCGTTAAGGGCAACCGGACGGAAACTGTGAACGGAACAGAGAACGTCACCATTGACGGGGCGACTACACATACCATTAAAGCGGATTATACCCGGAACGTCGCCGGCAATTATACCCTTTCGGCCGACAGCAACATCAAAAGCACAGCAAAAGGCAACTGGGACGGAATTGCAAAAGGAACACTTACATTGGATGCCCCGGAAATTAAACTGAACGCCGGCTCCAAGATCGAAATTGCTTGCGGGGGCAGTAGTATTGTCTTGGAAAAGGCAAAAATTACCATTTCGTCCGGTAGTGGCAATATTGATGTTCATGCGCCTGGGGTTGATGTAAAGGGAGGAAAAATTCAGTTAAACTGA
- a CDS encoding transposase, with protein sequence MPRAKRFYIPGCVWHITHRCHKKEFLLKFARDRNRWLDLLFRAKQKYGLEVLNYIVTSNHIHLLVSDNGNRDTIPKSMQVIAGQTAQEYNIRKKRRGAYWEDRYHATAIQADTHLVSCLIYIDMNMVRTGVVSHPSEWRWSGYNEIQKPKKRYTILNYRRLMQLLGFESLDVLKEVHGQWIENSLKKGELAREERWSQSIAVGDKEYIENIQTKLGVKAIHRKIHESKDSSELREDQSPYTAIFGAENERLRQENTYRWGLF encoded by the coding sequence ATGCCGCGTGCAAAAAGATTTTATATTCCAGGTTGTGTATGGCACATAACCCATCGCTGCCATAAAAAAGAATTTCTGCTGAAATTTGCTCGTGACAGGAATCGTTGGTTAGATTTGCTTTTCAGGGCCAAGCAGAAATACGGACTTGAAGTTTTAAATTACATTGTCACTTCTAACCATATCCATTTGCTGGTATCAGATAACGGTAACAGGGATACAATTCCAAAATCAATGCAGGTTATTGCCGGGCAGACGGCTCAAGAGTATAACATCAGAAAAAAACGGCGAGGTGCCTATTGGGAGGATCGTTACCATGCAACAGCAATCCAGGCCGATACCCATTTGGTCAGTTGTCTGATTTATATTGACATGAATATGGTACGAACAGGCGTCGTCTCTCATCCATCGGAATGGCGATGGAGCGGTTACAATGAAATCCAAAAGCCCAAAAAAAGATATACCATATTAAATTACAGGCGGTTAATGCAACTCCTTGGTTTTGAATCTTTGGATGTATTAAAAGAGGTCCATGGGCAATGGATTGAAAATAGTCTAAAAAAAGGAGAACTGGCCCGCGAAGAAAGATGGTCCCAGAGCATTGCGGTTGGCGACAAAGAATATATTGAAAACATACAAACGAAACTCGGGGTAAAAGCCATTCACCGTAAAATACATGAAAGTAAAGACAGTTCTGAACTTAGGGAGGATCAAAGCCCTTATACGGCTATTTTCGGTGCTGAAAATGAAAGGCTAAGACAGGAAAACACCTATAGATGGGGCCTTTTTTAG
- a CDS encoding class I SAM-dependent methyltransferase codes for METSEKYQAQAQMLANRVKKRFKHLYKRYQKQNLEVFRLYDWDIPEIRAVVDWYAGHLVVGEYARKQSTPDWLPLMGNAVAQALEVPQSNLHLKIRKAGIKDGARYQRINTKNEKIPMWERDLQFLVNPSDYVDTGLFSDHRNTRMMVRQMAQDKDFLNLYCYTGAFTCYAAKGGAASTLSVDRSETAITWVKENLDLNKLSAPCHTQVQMDTLDFLKKAVRLKHRYDLAVVDPPSYSTTRINNKHFDIAKDYPFLLNQVFKLMRPASTVFFSTNHQNFSLDENKLDADDIKEITRETIPEDYVSKKKQIHRCWQITCR; via the coding sequence ATGGAAACCAGTGAAAAATACCAAGCCCAGGCCCAGATGCTGGCCAACCGGGTAAAAAAAAGATTCAAACACCTGTATAAGCGATATCAAAAACAAAATCTGGAGGTATTCCGGCTGTATGACTGGGATATCCCGGAAATCAGGGCAGTGGTGGACTGGTATGCAGGTCATCTTGTGGTGGGAGAATATGCCCGAAAACAGTCCACGCCGGACTGGCTGCCCCTGATGGGAAACGCTGTGGCTCAGGCCCTTGAGGTTCCCCAGTCAAACCTGCATCTTAAAATACGTAAGGCAGGCATCAAGGACGGGGCCCGATACCAAAGAATTAATACAAAAAACGAAAAAATCCCCATGTGGGAGCGAGACCTACAGTTTCTGGTCAACCCCAGCGATTATGTGGATACGGGGCTGTTTTCCGATCACAGAAACACCCGGATGATGGTCAGACAGATGGCCCAGGATAAGGATTTTTTAAATCTGTACTGCTACACAGGGGCATTCACCTGCTATGCGGCCAAGGGCGGGGCTGCCTCCACCCTGTCCGTAGACCGGTCTGAAACCGCCATCACATGGGTCAAAGAAAATCTGGACCTGAATAAGTTGTCGGCCCCCTGCCATACCCAGGTTCAGATGGATACCTTGGATTTTCTGAAAAAAGCGGTTCGACTGAAACACAGATACGACCTGGCTGTTGTGGATCCACCCTCCTATTCCACCACACGCATAAATAACAAACACTTTGATATTGCAAAAGATTATCCATTTTTGCTCAACCAGGTGTTCAAGCTCATGCGTCCGGCAAGCACGGTATTTTTTTCTACTAATCACCAAAATTTTTCCCTGGATGAAAACAAGCTTGACGCCGATGATATTAAAGAAATCACCCGGGAAACAATTCCGGAGGATTATGTTTCCAAGAAAAAACAAATCCACCGGTGCTGGCAAATCACTTGTCGGTAA